The genome window GTCcttgcataaataaatacatttgcagaccattttaaaaaataaactgacacaaagacattaattagtatcattcgatatacaacaacgtcggaacggtcctctttctacagacttgtaaacactggggcgtagtttcgcatacatcatccaTGATCttttgacgtgatgatgtagagtcctttgaaattgaaattttaaactgcattaaaactgttaagtgttggggtccattaaagtccattaaaatgagaaaaatcctggaatgttttcctcaaaaaaaaagaaattcttctcgactgaacaaagaaagacatcaacattttggatgacatggtggtgagtaaattatctggattttttttaaagataattgACTAATTCTTTTAAGTctcacactgcacctttaaattagcATTAAAATAAATGAGAGTGCATTGTTGCAGTTCATTCATAATTTCTTAAAATGCAAAGGACAGTCAAACCTGGTTTTGCAAAACCTCCCTTTAGTTCAGCCTTAAACTCACATTATTAATTGATCCATGTCAGACCACCCAACCCAAAAaagcaatgttttgaatggcacAGTATTTAACCTCAACCTATGAATAGATACATGATTTAAGTTAGTATAGgacatttgacagatgctttgcATTTACAGTGCACTTGTAGTAATATGCCTATAATGTAAtcaatttgtttttgttgtcttTAGGCCCTACATTTAAATAGGACAGATCTGAATAAGTGAGGTCTCAGGGAACTATAAAACGGAAGTGATACTGTTGACTTGAATGGGGCTTTCAGATGTGACATCGTGAATTGCATTAGTAGACAATACCTTTTTTTCCTTGGTAAACGTCCCTAAGTGCAGGGACTTCTTGGGCCATTTTACTTAGAGAAAATATAAGCTTTCTGCAAAACCATATTTCTAACACAACACAACAAAATCCCCCAGCAATTCCATGAATTATCTTAACTCTTAGTGTAACGATGTTTAGCTAAAGACATTTAACTTGACCCGGTTGGCTTTATTATACTGAAGAGCGACCAGAATTGTCTTAGATGGTCTTACTCGCTACAATACACCACATGATTTACGATGGCACAAGCAAAACATCATTAAAATACGCATATATTAAGATGCATATAGTTACTATGTATTTTCCTACATAGGCAAAGCTGGTAAATAAAAGGTTCTGATGAGAATGTCAACATTTGCTTATCTCTTTAGACTTTCCAGTCTGATTTGCATCTCTGCATTCACAAAGACACTGTGTGACTAGTTTATATATACAGAGAAAGACAGACTTCTGCGTGCGCCCTAACTAGTTAGCGTCATGTTGACTTCCTCTTTGTGGTAAACTGATGACGCTAATACGAGACTGTATATAAATGGGTTGTACGCACATCCCGCTTTTATAAACTGAAATAACTGAAAGATAACTGCAAGCACCAACACCAGACAAGTCTTCATTAAGATGCCAACCATACTGTCACTTTCACCTGAAATGGACAATATGAACAAAGAGGATAAAAGTGTTAACTCCaggtacatttttgttttttacccacaaaaaaaacatttattgttttatatatagAGAGTGGGTTTGTTTTtggcatttaattaatttgtctaaatttggatatacattttatttttcaggATACTGGACAAGTGGCGTTTTCGTTGCCTGATGTCAGCAAAGTAAGCtacttttactttatttttacttttgctTTTTCTTATGGTATAACCACCAAAGAGTATTGAACTTACACttgttttccttttttcaaacaGACTCAACCCTAGTGAGACACTCCTATGGTCCAAATCACTGGAAAACCTCCTTAGATCAAAATGTAGGTGCTATTTGCTTTTTAAGTAGCTTACATTGTATTGCATctaatatattgtatggcaaATTAGAAATAAATATTTGCATAGATTTTATCATTGCATCTATGGCACATTTACATGCTGGTTAGTTTGATGCTTGTCTAGATCATAACATTACTTTTGACCAGCAAAACTTAACTGGTAGAACTGGTTGgatgaaaaaaaatgcaaaccTAAAATGCAAAAACTAGTTGCTGCATGAATGCAAAATAGATGCGTTAACTCATGTTAAAGAACAAAGCATCATATTCACTtctataattttttgttttttttagacgGCATGGCAACATTTCACAGTTTCCTCAAGTCTGAGTTCAGTGATGAAAACATTGAATTTTGGCTTGTTTGTGAAGACTTCAAAAAAATCAGGAATTCTTCCAGGCTGAACTCAAGAGCCAAGAAGATATTTGAGCGTTACGTCAAATCAGAAGCACCCAAAGAGGTAAGCACGCTGTGAAGATATCTGCATGCATTTTGAATGATATACTGTGATGCATATTTGGTAACATGATCTTCGCTTTTCTCGATAACCAGATAAACATCGACCACAGAACCAGAGACCTCATCAAACAGAATGTTCAAGCTCCTACCAGACTGTGTTTCGATGATGCTCAGAAGATCGTCTATGGTTTAATGGAGAAGGATTCGTATCCCAGGTTCCTTCGCTCGGACATCTACAGATCTCTTCTGGAATCAGTCACAGACAGGCTAAAGGTCTGAACATCTAAAACTGAGTGACTTTGGATGTCACAATGAACAATGAGATGGCCTGGACAATGGATGAGGTGTAGGCCTGGACTTTGAAAAGAATTGCACAGATCATCCTGATCTACATAAACGCTTGTATAAGCTACTTAGGTACACGGCTTTGGTGTTTCTGTTGTTCTGTTCATGAGCTACAATATGGTGCTAAATATGGGGTCCGAGAcgtttggtttggtttgatcAGGTCATTTAAACTACATGTGGTGGTTGTCGGAAATGCATGTGACCACACTGCATTTGTAGGAAAGACGCTGTTGTGTCCTTAGGAATCCTGGAGGATGGAGAAGGACCACCTGctcacctgtcaatcaatttttgGGCTAAAGGGTTTGCGTGTTAGCTACGGCTTTGACAGAGAACAACTAATCCCAACTAGTAAACGTGGATGGTATCTTCCTTTAACATTCACTTTTAGCATCTAATGTCATAAATGTATGTGTGAAGGTATGCATTTTGTACCAAGAGTGTGTGAGATGCATGTAAATAGGAGTAAGCAGGAACTGTCTGACAGAAATACTGTAACCTGTGGACCTCATTTAACAATTTGAAGATATTTCAATGTCTGTATGTTCCAAAtgtaatatatgtaaaatattattttaatgagCAACAATTTTATTGGACATGTATTCTTCAGCACAGAATTGATATCTGTAtaacacacctacaaagtgaaaTACTTTGAATCCATTTGTAACCCGAATGTTTTTCAGTATACGGCTTCAAACAAATATTTGTCCTGAAACAAAGGGCATTGGTCATTCTCACATATGCTAAACGAGTAAATATGCTCCctgtgtttgtgtcatttacagtataacaatctttttgtgtacattttatgaagatatttaataatttaataaacaaataagaGTTGCAAATAATAGTTGttgatgttttattattttattcaaaaatatgaGTGGACCCAAAAAATGTTCAGATACTTTTAAATCCACCtttcaaacataaaatatcaagtGGCATACATATTTGAGCAATGGGGCTGTCCTCATTTTGCCAAGTGGCTGATGTCCTCTGGGCAatattatgttgaccctgggataacgtttcaatcaaccaatcagatttcagaaataagtttacagtttgtttcaagtttaagcttacaaccaggattagctgcttctaaaattttgttttttatttagcattttcctctgattttagggtttatATATGGTTAGGTTTGGGTTTTAAGTCAATACACTATGTCCTTGAGTCAATCCCATATGTTGGACATCACTCACTGATAAAAACGGCTTAAAAAACCCATATGTGCATAGTCAATGTTATAGGTTATCGCTGTGGTTCCTCTGTTAGGAGATGTGTGAGCTTAAGTGGAACTAACTAAAGCAAACATTAACCGGCTGAGAAGATTAAAAGTTTTACAAACtttcttgaaaatatatgtttttggccatataataaaacattcacacgAACACacgtgaattttttttaaataaaatgatgacTATTTATATTGGACATCCCCTTCTTAGTACTGCTTTCTGTTTTATGATCGAGATGGGGTTTAGCATCACATGGTGATGTCTGAGTTTCTGTCACCACTTCcctgtttacaaaaacaatgtGTTAGTCACCGTacactttttaaatattacagacGTAAGGAAGTTGAGGCTATATGGTGGATCTGTCTTTCACCTCTCATCTAAGACAAAACGATAACATGGTATCACACACAACTGTCTAATTTTTTCTGATAGACAGGAAAGGCGTGTTTCATTTCCTTTGCGAGAATATTGTAGGTTTTTTGGCAGGTCAGGTGCTCAGTGATTGTTCTGAGGAATTCACTTCTATTGCCATTATATGTAACCACAGTTTGCAACATATTACTGTGTAAATCTTAAAGGTTTATGACATGTCAGGTTGTCTGAGTTATTTACTTCCACGTGTCTATGAACTTAAACCACAATGTAAGAATAGGTCCAACTGCAGGGCTATGTTTAATAtgaatgaaatatgaaaactatatATTTATGGCAATTTCAACTTCAACTATGAGTATCATGTTTGTAGAAACTGCACATACATGAAAGGTTTTTTTTGCTTTGACCTTTTTTATTAATTGACTTCAACACAAACCAAAAATCTTTCTCTGACCTTAATACTATAGCCTGCCACCAAATAGGCCACCCAAAAATCTATAACATTCACATTCTCTGCATTTTGGCaggtgcttttatccaaagcaactgctaatgcaatgctctaacactgagctatacaggacccatagagacccattcagaactgccttaattctatgtggcattgattcaacaaggtgttgaaagcattctttagaaatgtttgctaatattgataggatagcattttGCAGATGGAgttttgtgggatgcacatccagggcacgaagctcccgttccaccaaaatcccaaagatgctctattgtgttgagatctggtgactgtggggactattttagtacagtgatgttcaagaaaccaatttgaaatgattcaagctttgtaaaagtgcattatcctgctggaagtagccatcagaggatgggtacatggtggtcataaagggatggacatggtcagaaacaatgctcaggtaggccgtagcatttaaacaatgcccaattggcactaaggggcctaaagtgtgccaagaaaacatcccccacaccattacaccaccaccaccagcctgcacagtggtcataaggcatgatggattcatgttctcattctgtttacgccaaattctgactctaccatctgaatgtctcaacagaaatcgagactcatcagacgaGGCAACATTTTCCTGTCTTCaaatgtccaattttggtgagcttgtgcaaattgtagcctctttttcctatttgtagtggagatgagtggtacacgatggggtcttctgctgttgtagcccatccgcctcaaggttgtgcgtgttgtggcttcacaaatgctttgctgcatacctcggttgtaacgagtggttatttcagtcaaagttactcttctatcagcttgaatcaatCGGGCCATTCTCctttgacctctagcatcatatatatatatatatatattacaatcTGCTGTTTAGGATCTGTGTCAGTGTCACCTAAAAGTTTGATAGCTTAATAAAAGACCTATTTTAAGGAATATTCATGCACGCTAATCCAACAGCGTTAAAGatgcatttaaagtgttaaCTTTATCTACAGACATATTTTTGGTGTTTCCGATTTTTGTAGTTAGTCATAATAACGATATCTGCATGTCTTGCGCTGACACAGACTGGCAACAAAAACGTCAGGCCTAGTCAAAGTTTTCGAGAGCATACGCAAGCCACATCCTTGATGATTTCACCCTGTTTGATTTACAGATAGGAAACACAGCAAGAGAATGTAGGTTGTAAGATCTGGAAAGGAGAGCACATTCAAACACTACCAGACCAAAGACACATGCACGTAAGCGAAAACTAACCGCAGACgcactgtactgtatgtttaagGCATGCTTGCATCTGCGTTTTCCGGAGAGTCACAATGTTCTGCATTCACAGAATCAAATATGAAACATTCAGTCGCCACAAAAAAGCCTTAGTGGTTATGTTACTTAGTTAGctgatgaataaatattatgCTACATGTAAGTAATTTAGTGCTTTCAGCAGCCATGAAGTACACAGAATATGGTGCCTAGTGATGCTTGTTTATTTCCTGTAGACATTTAAGGAAGTGTCACATGATGTGAATTTACTTCAAAGCACATGACTGATGCTCTGTGTTGGTCCTGCTCTGAAATCAGTTATCCTTAGTAAGTTCATGGGGTCATTTAGGCCTAACTGAACCTGGGTCAGCTGGACACTGTATTGATTGCCAAAGAGTACAGCAAGTAAAACTATGACTGAACTTAATTACGTATCTCTCATTCACTTTATAGCATAAGCATCAGTTGACTTTGTCTCGTGGCTGTGTTGCAACCCAGAAATTGAATTAAGACAACATtacacaatgtttattaaaaatatatgttgaataTGTTGGGAAATGCATGTTTTCTTTCTACATAAGTGAAATCAAGTGATGCATCGGTGTAAATGACGGAATTTTGAACTATCTGTGACACATGACTAATGTGCTGTTTGTCAATCATGTCGTCGTCACTTTTTGCCGTTAGGTCAATGGCGCCCTCTGGTGGTAAATGTTAATGAACCGCTTCACGTGTGATGTTGTCGCTTGCGtcaataaattatatatttaagaaaactgaaatttgacattaaataaaaaattaattaaattaaaatgcaataaaacatTCATAATAGATAATAAACCTTGAAGAGCATAAAGCCCCTACAATAAAAACTAAAGTAAATGATAAAGTTTGCATTGTGTTAGCCATATGATTTGGCATATCAATTAATTACTTTAACATCTTTATAATATAAGCATGAGGTATGTAAACCCATATGGATTCACATGGATGAGTGACATTGTTATAGGCCAggcatgcacttttaatttaatttaattttaattatatgtGCATTTTCTCTGTATTCGTGAAGGGTACTTTGCCTAAAAAAGGTTAGCACTTTAAATATAGtactgtttatttttatgtgagGTATAATTTCGTCTTCACATTATTAATCTTCCTAACAGCTGTAAAGAAACTAGTTTTTGTAATCACTTTCAAAAAGTGTTGTTATAACTCAGTCGCACTTCTTGATGAATGATTTAACAAGTAAGCTTTAGTGAGAATTTCATGTAACGTTAATTATGAAAAGGCTGCTTTTAACACTCGGTTGTTATGCAGAGGGTTCCCTGGGACGCCTGAGAGCTCTCTGATTGGTGGAAGGCAACCGGAAGCATTGATGCGTCATCCCTTTCTCGGCTGCTCAGCTGCAAAGCGCGCGAGGACAGGAGTGTTGTTAACTGGTATGTTGTGCGTGTTTCACGAAATAAACTTATTTACTTACGTTCACACGCAAACAAGACATGCATACAGCTTATTTGTTTTGCACACGTGACTTGTTTTTGAGAAATAAAccattattttttgcatttaaatccTTAGCTTGTCCGCTAACGTTTAGCAGACGGATTGATGTTTTCCGAGAGAAATTAACGTGACGGACACAAAAACACGTGTAATTGTTGTATTACGTGTTTCTGGTGATCagttatttgttatttgttaCATGTTTTATAACTCCGTAGTAAAGTTTACGCGAGTCACACGAGTAGTTTCGTTTTTATCTAACATTGACCTAAATCAAgacatgtcattttatgtttgaAGTGTCGACGATATGGTTATTTG of Misgurnus anguillicaudatus chromosome 2, ASM2758022v2, whole genome shotgun sequence contains these proteins:
- the rgs13a gene encoding regulator of G-protein signaling 13, whose translation is MPTILSLSPEMDNMNKEDKSVNSRILDKWRFRCLMSAKLNPSETLLWSKSLENLLRSKYGMATFHSFLKSEFSDENIEFWLVCEDFKKIRNSSRLNSRAKKIFERYVKSEAPKEINIDHRTRDLIKQNVQAPTRLCFDDAQKIVYGLMEKDSYPRFLRSDIYRSLLESVTDRLKV